From Salinibacterium sp. ZJ450, one genomic window encodes:
- a CDS encoding PAC2 family protein, translated as MPDTTGFTSGRVLVVAFEGWNDAGDAASGAIRTLQDQLEVYPIAEIEPEDYFDYQFNRPTIEADENGDRSVVWPGVTMYGPVEPKRSSLYLLVGTEPSRGWKTFTSEIMEAVIDNGISGIVMLGAMLADVPHTRPITIFASSENAQLRKDFALERSTYEGPIGILTVLADAAEKAGIPTMTIWASVPHYVHNAPSPKATLALIDKLEEIVDVMVPRTDLVQESAVWESGIDALAGDDEDMSAYIHQLEVARDAVDSPEASGDAIAEEFEKYLRRRDGKDGRDGRGMSGPGDEPWRPTGG; from the coding sequence GTGCCAGACACCACAGGATTCACGAGCGGACGCGTACTCGTCGTGGCCTTCGAAGGCTGGAATGACGCGGGAGATGCCGCGAGCGGCGCCATCCGCACGCTGCAGGACCAGCTGGAGGTGTACCCGATCGCGGAAATCGAGCCGGAAGACTACTTCGATTACCAGTTCAATCGCCCCACGATCGAGGCCGACGAGAACGGCGACCGCTCGGTCGTCTGGCCCGGGGTCACCATGTACGGCCCGGTGGAGCCGAAGCGCTCCTCGCTCTACCTGCTGGTCGGCACCGAGCCGTCCCGCGGCTGGAAGACGTTCACCAGCGAGATCATGGAAGCGGTGATCGACAACGGGATCAGCGGAATCGTGATGCTCGGTGCGATGCTCGCCGACGTCCCACACACCCGGCCGATCACGATCTTCGCCTCGAGCGAGAACGCCCAGTTGCGCAAGGACTTCGCGCTGGAGCGCAGCACCTATGAGGGGCCCATCGGCATTCTCACCGTGCTGGCGGATGCCGCGGAGAAGGCGGGCATCCCGACCATGACGATCTGGGCGTCGGTACCGCACTACGTGCATAACGCGCCATCGCCGAAGGCCACCCTGGCGCTGATCGACAAGCTCGAGGAGATCGTCGACGTGATGGTGCCCCGCACCGACCTGGTTCAGGAATCCGCGGTCTGGGAGAGCGGGATCGACGCGCTCGCCGGCGACGACGAAGACATGTCGGCCTACATCCACCAGTTGGAGGTGGCTCGGGATGCCGTGGACTCGCCGGAAGCGAGCGGCGACGCCATCGCGGAGGAGTTCGAGAAGTACCTGAGGCGCCGCGACGGCAAGGACGGCCGCGACGGTCGCGGCATGTCGGGCCCGGGCGACGAGCCGTGGCGGCCGACCGGAGGCTAG